A window of Thermosynechococcus sp. NK55a contains these coding sequences:
- the cobT gene encoding nicotinate mononucleotide-dependent phosphoribosyltransferase CobT: MIGVATGESIAGAWRDRHRQHQDFPALVCVLGFTETALIPGISAAGQTAGDRQITALADGEFLLRGIQPHYHYALPPLAAGASPALISRALIEALALPLYVFDAGLPLPRLPEMIDLGGTPARCLTTGQAMTAQMVAHLWEQGWSWGAKLSSQYPWLIIAECVVAGTTTALALCESLGIPARDCVGSSHRQSNHTQKWSLVQKGLAHLPPKANPFTCVAAIGDPMQVVVAAMALRASQTCGVLLAGGSQMIAVYAFGRAIAQWRQLPWHPEQIVVGTTRWLIEDQTAQIHRLAERVQCPLIYTQLDFSSSRHSALRAYEQGFVKEGVGAGGCAIAGHLLAGWSNSEMVDIVDRLGDRWAKGM, encoded by the coding sequence ATGATTGGCGTTGCAACTGGAGAATCCATCGCGGGTGCTTGGCGCGATCGCCACCGCCAGCACCAAGACTTTCCTGCCCTAGTCTGTGTTCTTGGATTTACAGAGACGGCATTAATTCCCGGGATCTCGGCAGCGGGTCAAACCGCCGGCGATCGCCAAATCACCGCCTTGGCCGATGGTGAGTTCCTCCTGCGAGGCATTCAACCCCACTACCACTATGCCCTACCGCCCCTGGCGGCGGGTGCTTCCCCGGCCCTGATTAGTCGTGCCCTCATTGAGGCTTTGGCGTTGCCCCTTTACGTCTTTGATGCGGGTTTACCCCTACCGCGTTTGCCCGAGATGATTGATTTGGGGGGCACACCAGCTCGCTGCCTAACCACGGGTCAGGCGATGACAGCGCAAATGGTAGCGCACCTCTGGGAACAGGGATGGTCTTGGGGTGCCAAGCTCAGCAGCCAATATCCATGGCTAATCATTGCTGAATGCGTCGTGGCGGGCACAACCACTGCCCTTGCCCTCTGTGAAAGCCTGGGCATCCCCGCTCGCGATTGTGTCGGCAGTAGCCATCGCCAAAGCAACCATACCCAAAAGTGGTCACTCGTTCAAAAGGGGCTGGCCCATCTCCCTCCTAAGGCAAACCCCTTCACCTGTGTAGCGGCCATTGGCGATCCAATGCAGGTGGTGGTCGCTGCTATGGCCCTGCGGGCCAGTCAAACCTGTGGTGTTTTGCTGGCGGGGGGATCGCAAATGATCGCAGTCTATGCGTTTGGGCGGGCGATCGCCCAGTGGCGTCAGCTTCCTTGGCATCCGGAACAAATTGTGGTGGGCACAACTCGTTGGCTGATTGAAGACCAAACGGCTCAGATTCACCGCTTGGCTGAGCGTGTCCAGTGTCCACTCATTTACACTCAACTTGACTTCAGCTCATCCCGTCACTCTGCCCTGCGGGCCTATGAACAGGGATTTGTCAAGGAAGGCGTGGGTGCGGGGGGCTGTGCCATTGCTGGCCATTTACTGGCGGGTTGGAGCAATTCAGAAATGGTGGATATTGTTGACAGGTTGGGCGATCGCTGGGCTAAGGGGATGTAA